A stretch of the Oenococcus sp. UCMA 16435 genome encodes the following:
- a CDS encoding multidrug efflux MFS transporter, translating into MIKIAHKKIENKSDKLFILMIVSIFVSAVAGGAVNPFLPLFIKNTLHASSNLSNWATSLCVSLTYLIGAILSPFLGRLADKYGAKP; encoded by the coding sequence ATGATAAAAATAGCTCATAAAAAAATTGAAAATAAAAGTGACAAACTTTTTATATTAATGATAGTCTCAATTTTTGTTAGTGCTGTTGCCGGTGGCGCGGTTAACCCTTTTCTACCTCTTTTTATAAAAAACACCTTACACGCATCTAGTAATTTAAGCAATTGGGCTACTAGTTTATGTGTATCTCTGACATATTTGATTGGCGCAATTTTATCACCATTTTTGGGAAGGCTAGCTGACAAATATGGTGCTAAACCTTGA
- a CDS encoding ROK family protein translates to MSRNFLAFDIGGTNIKYGLLNHSGNLIKKEAIETPHDGLDSFLKTIKKIIRDNKNLFRGVCFSVPGTIDHTNEMIYGGGNLTFLDHQSFPELLDLDDSIPVTVENDGKAAALAELWLGNLKGVQNGAAITLGTGIGGGIIVNNKLVYGKHFQAGELSFMVDWKSFNEKDMLGTSGSAILMIKEIAEVLGLPNKKDGKAVFSAINASDSRIMPIFTNYCRTIAALINNVQMVIGGERFVIAGGISAQKILVNTIEKEYTNIREQIPILNSTIKEAEIMEARFHNDANLYGALYHMLLENDN, encoded by the coding sequence ATGTCTAGAAATTTTTTAGCATTTGATATTGGTGGTACAAATATAAAATATGGTCTGCTCAACCACTCTGGAAATTTGATTAAAAAAGAAGCGATTGAAACGCCGCACGATGGATTGGATTCTTTTTTAAAAACGATCAAAAAAATAATAAGAGATAATAAAAATCTTTTTAGAGGAGTTTGTTTCAGTGTGCCTGGTACAATAGACCACACAAATGAAATGATTTATGGCGGCGGCAATTTAACTTTTTTGGATCATCAATCTTTTCCTGAACTACTGGATTTAGATGACTCAATTCCGGTGACGGTCGAAAATGATGGGAAAGCAGCAGCCTTGGCCGAATTATGGCTTGGTAATTTGAAAGGAGTACAAAATGGTGCAGCTATCACCCTTGGGACCGGCATCGGTGGCGGAATAATCGTAAATAACAAGTTAGTGTATGGTAAACATTTTCAGGCCGGAGAACTTAGTTTTATGGTTGATTGGAAGAGTTTTAACGAAAAAGATATGTTGGGAACAAGCGGATCTGCAATTTTAATGATTAAAGAGATTGCAGAAGTACTTGGCCTTCCAAACAAAAAAGATGGTAAAGCCGTTTTTTCTGCAATTAATGCATCTGATTCAAGAATTATGCCAATTTTTACAAATTATTGTCGAACCATTGCAGCTTTAATAAATAATGTTCAGATGGTTATTGGTGGCGAACGTTTCGTTATTGCCGGCGGTATTTCTGCTCAAAAAATCCTTGTCAATACAATAGAAAAAGAATATACAAATATTAGAGAACAGATTCCTATTTTGAATTCAACGATTAAAGAAGCAGAAATTATGGAAGCTAGGTTTCATAATGACGCCAATCTTTATGGGGCTTTATATCATATGCTTTTAGAGAATGATAATTAA
- a CDS encoding PTS sugar transporter subunit IIC, producing MENFVNKKVLPPVMRFVNTKAIRALKDGMIVSLPFIMVGSVFLLLSAVPYAPVANWMTKTGLAGYFTQAYNASFGIIAVFAVVGIAYTWVKNDGFEPLPAGMTALVSFFLVMHPTTAVLNGTKTVITSSQAPTLLSGFIDRTWLGGQGMIAAIIIGMITGFIYSWFLKHKITIKLPEQVPPAVANSFIALIPAFVIVVGWLLVYIFFDASQNLTMTQWIYKAIQTPLQGLTDNFTGVLIVALLVPFFWFFGVHGAVIVSGIISPILQANALSNAAIFKAHGVVTAANGGHIFIQPLLDQFGTVTGSGMTIGLVVFMAFFAKSAQMKEIGKLSTVPGIFNINEPTLFGLPIVLNPLFALPFVLMPALSMCSTYFLIKIHVLPYLTGVMVPWTTPPIISGFLIGGWKIAVWQTIVLVSSFFVYFPFAKKYDAILYSQEQNILKKEES from the coding sequence ATGGAAAATTTTGTTAATAAAAAAGTTCTTCCACCAGTCATGCGTTTTGTTAATACAAAAGCAATTAGAGCTTTGAAAGATGGAATGATTGTCAGTTTGCCATTTATTATGGTGGGCTCGGTGTTTCTTCTTTTGAGTGCAGTTCCATATGCGCCGGTTGCTAATTGGATGACCAAAACGGGTTTGGCTGGTTATTTTACACAAGCATATAACGCGTCTTTTGGAATCATTGCAGTTTTCGCTGTTGTTGGAATTGCCTATACATGGGTTAAAAATGACGGGTTTGAACCGTTGCCTGCCGGTATGACAGCCTTGGTAAGTTTCTTCCTTGTAATGCATCCAACAACCGCTGTTTTAAATGGCACGAAAACGGTTATAACTTCTTCTCAGGCACCGACTCTGTTATCGGGATTTATAGATCGAACCTGGCTCGGTGGACAGGGAATGATAGCGGCCATTATTATAGGAATGATTACTGGTTTTATTTATTCGTGGTTTTTGAAACACAAAATAACTATTAAACTACCGGAACAGGTACCACCGGCAGTTGCTAATTCTTTTATCGCTCTAATACCTGCCTTTGTGATCGTTGTTGGTTGGTTGCTTGTATATATATTTTTCGATGCTTCTCAAAACTTGACAATGACTCAATGGATTTATAAAGCTATACAAACACCTTTGCAGGGATTAACTGATAATTTTACTGGAGTTCTGATTGTTGCTCTTTTGGTACCGTTTTTCTGGTTCTTTGGAGTTCATGGCGCTGTGATCGTGAGTGGAATTATTTCACCTATTTTGCAGGCAAATGCACTTTCCAACGCTGCAATTTTCAAGGCTCATGGTGTTGTTACTGCAGCTAATGGAGGCCATATATTTATCCAACCTCTTCTTGATCAGTTTGGTACTGTTACTGGTTCCGGTATGACGATTGGTTTGGTAGTATTTATGGCATTCTTCGCAAAATCGGCTCAAATGAAGGAAATTGGTAAGTTGTCTACTGTTCCCGGAATATTCAATATTAATGAGCCAACCTTATTTGGTCTTCCAATTGTTTTGAACCCGCTTTTTGCCTTGCCTTTCGTTTTGATGCCCGCTCTTTCAATGTGTTCCACATACTTTCTTATAAAAATTCATGTGTTGCCATATTTGACAGGAGTCATGGTTCCATGGACAACACCACCGATTATTTCCGGTTTTCTGATTGGAGGATGGAAAATAGCCGTTTGGCAAACAATTGTATTAGTTTCTTCTTTCTTTGTTTATTTTCCCTTCGCCAAAAAGTATGATGCTATCTTGTATTCCCAGGAACAAAATATTTTGAAGAAAGAAGAATCTTAA
- a CDS encoding PTS lactose/cellobiose transporter subunit IIA, whose protein sequence is MSEEIENQKVIMSLIIAGGNAKGAAFLAIKAAKEKDFKEAELKLTEADRFLAQAHNAQTDMLTKEANGEHAQMSLLMVHAQGHVMTAITFRDLAGEIVELYKRIKDK, encoded by the coding sequence ATGAGTGAAGAGATTGAAAACCAAAAGGTCATCATGAGCCTGATCATCGCCGGCGGCAATGCCAAAGGAGCAGCCTTCTTAGCCATTAAGGCCGCAAAAGAAAAAGACTTCAAAGAAGCCGAGCTAAAACTAACAGAAGCCGATCGTTTTCTAGCCCAGGCCCATAACGCCCAGACTGATATGTTGACTAAAGAAGCCAACGGAGAACACGCCCAAATGAGTCTGTTAATGGTCCATGCCCAGGGCCATGTCATGACCGCGATTACCTTTCGTGATCTGGCCGGTGAGATAGTTGAGCTGTATAAAAGGATCAAGGATAAATGA
- a CDS encoding PTS sugar transporter subunit IIB, which yields MAEKKVMLVCAAGMSTSLLVSKMQKAAKAHGEDVDIFATAASDADNKLESEQPDILMLGPQVSYMLSQFKEKVKIPVEVINMQDYGLMNGEKVLNQALKEIG from the coding sequence ATGGCAGAGAAAAAAGTAATGTTGGTTTGTGCGGCCGGGATGTCGACCAGCCTACTGGTAAGCAAGATGCAAAAGGCGGCTAAAGCACATGGCGAGGATGTTGATATTTTTGCCACGGCCGCTTCCGATGCCGATAACAAACTAGAAAGCGAACAGCCGGATATTTTAATGCTCGGACCCCAGGTCAGCTATATGCTCTCCCAGTTTAAAGAAAAGGTCAAAATCCCGGTTGAAGTAATTAACATGCAGGACTATGGGCTGATGAACGGAGAAAAGGTTTTAAACCAGGCTTTAAAAGAGATCGGCTAA
- a CDS encoding 6-phospho-beta-glucosidase, with protein MKAFSYIIRIVKQNQLGGNLVERKNDSVLPSDFLWGGAVAAHQLEGGWDQDNKGLSVADIMTAGANGKAREITDGIVKGKYYPNHEAIDFYHRYKEDIKLFAEMGFKCFRTSIAWTRIFPNGDEEQPNEAGLKFYDQLFDECHKYGIEPVITLSHFEMPYHLVKAYGGWRNRKLIDFFVRFAKTVFKRYKDKVSYWMTFNEINNQTAIADWALFTNSGIIPRSDENAEKVMYQAGHYETVASALAVQIGHQINPDFKIGAMIAMVPIYPASSDPRDVFKAERAMQSRYWFSDIQAKGKYPDWLVSYQKNKAFDLDITLEDLDVLKAGTVDYIGLSYYMSFTVKAKKDEPKSYKYEERKELISNPSLPTTDWGWQIDPIGLRYALNWFSDHYDLPLFIVENGLGAYDKVENSQQIHDPYRIAYLKAHIRAMIDAVQEDGVKVIGYTPWGCIDLVSAGTGQMSKRYGFIYVDKDDQGKGSLKRLKKDSFFWYQQVIKSNGSQLD; from the coding sequence ATGAAAGCGTTTTCTTATATAATTCGAATCGTAAAGCAAAATCAATTAGGAGGTAATTTAGTGGAAAGAAAAAATGATTCAGTTTTACCTAGTGACTTTCTTTGGGGTGGAGCAGTTGCAGCTCATCAATTAGAGGGCGGCTGGGACCAAGACAACAAAGGCCTCAGTGTAGCCGACATTATGACTGCCGGAGCCAATGGAAAAGCACGGGAGATTACCGATGGAATTGTTAAAGGCAAGTATTACCCCAATCACGAGGCCATCGACTTTTATCATCGCTATAAAGAAGATATCAAGTTATTCGCCGAGATGGGTTTTAAATGTTTTCGAACCTCGATTGCCTGGACGAGGATCTTTCCCAATGGAGACGAAGAGCAACCCAACGAAGCTGGCTTGAAGTTTTACGACCAGCTATTTGATGAATGCCACAAGTACGGTATCGAACCGGTCATTACCCTCTCACATTTTGAAATGCCCTATCATTTGGTTAAAGCCTACGGCGGCTGGCGTAACCGAAAACTAATCGATTTCTTTGTTCGCTTTGCCAAGACGGTCTTTAAACGTTATAAAGACAAAGTTAGCTACTGGATGACTTTTAATGAGATCAATAATCAGACTGCTATTGCCGACTGGGCACTTTTTACAAATTCTGGTATTATTCCTCGTTCTGATGAGAATGCTGAAAAAGTTATGTACCAGGCCGGACACTATGAAACGGTTGCCAGTGCTCTAGCTGTTCAAATTGGTCACCAGATTAATCCTGATTTTAAAATCGGTGCGATGATTGCGATGGTACCAATCTATCCTGCTTCTTCAGATCCAAGAGATGTTTTCAAAGCGGAACGAGCTATGCAGTCCAGGTATTGGTTTTCCGACATTCAGGCAAAAGGAAAATATCCTGATTGGTTAGTTAGCTATCAGAAAAACAAAGCCTTTGATTTGGATATTACTTTGGAAGATCTTGATGTTTTAAAGGCGGGAACTGTCGACTATATTGGATTGAGTTATTACATGTCCTTTACCGTCAAAGCAAAAAAAGATGAACCAAAATCATATAAATATGAAGAAAGAAAGGAATTAATTAGTAATCCTAGTTTGCCAACTACTGATTGGGGCTGGCAAATTGACCCAATCGGTTTGCGGTATGCATTGAATTGGTTTAGTGATCATTATGACCTGCCCTTGTTCATTGTTGAAAACGGTCTGGGAGCCTATGACAAAGTCGAAAATAGCCAACAGATCCATGACCCTTATCGAATCGCTTATCTAAAAGCTCATATCCGGGCAATGATCGATGCGGTTCAAGAAGACGGGGTTAAGGTCATTGGTTATACGCCCTGGGGTTGTATCGATCTGGTTTCCGCCGGAACCGGACAGATGTCCAAAAGGTACGGTTTTATCTATGTCGATAAAGACGACCAGGGCAAAGGTAGCTTAAAAAGACTGAAAAAGGATTCCTTTTTCTGGTATCAACAGGTTATTAAGTCAAACGGCAGTCAATTAGATTAA
- a CDS encoding MurR/RpiR family transcriptional regulator, which translates to MKRNESIKNLTTSEISIYKYVLDNINDVLSMNIQELSKNVHASPSSIVRCMKKIGYDGFREFKYSVYNRNRLNVYDLKPDYIVTEERNFFNLDITKIYGQDIESARKILLATKEIIFFGIGTSGILAKYGARQFSNFGFNSKSIEDPFYPLSSKGVNNSSVGIIISESGETQETIVIAKKFKELGGKIISITNTPFNSLTKISNINFHYDIKEEKLDSSLNITTQAPVVFLLELIIRKLASSQ; encoded by the coding sequence ATGAAAAGAAATGAATCAATAAAAAATCTAACAACTTCTGAAATTAGTATTTATAAATATGTCTTAGACAATATTAACGATGTTTTATCAATGAACATTCAGGAATTGTCGAAAAATGTGCATGCTTCTCCCTCTTCAATCGTGAGGTGCATGAAAAAAATTGGCTATGACGGTTTCAGAGAATTTAAATATTCTGTTTACAATAGAAATAGACTAAATGTATATGATTTGAAACCTGATTATATAGTTACAGAAGAAAGAAATTTTTTTAATTTAGATATCACAAAAATATATGGGCAAGACATTGAATCGGCCAGAAAAATTTTATTAGCAACTAAAGAGATAATTTTTTTTGGTATCGGGACATCGGGTATTTTGGCAAAATACGGAGCAAGGCAATTTTCTAATTTCGGATTTAATTCCAAGTCCATAGAAGATCCATTTTACCCATTGAGTTCAAAAGGTGTAAATAATTCATCCGTTGGAATAATAATATCGGAGAGCGGGGAAACGCAAGAAACAATAGTAATTGCAAAAAAATTTAAGGAGCTAGGAGGAAAAATTATAAGTATAACGAACACGCCTTTTAATTCTTTAACAAAAATATCGAATATTAATTTTCACTATGATATAAAAGAAGAAAAATTAGATAGCAGTTTAAATATCACAACACAGGCACCGGTAGTATTTTTATTAGAACTAATAATCAGGAAATTAGCCAGTTCTCAATAA
- a CDS encoding lactococcin immunity protein has translation MSVFSKKNKTNKTSKEDKLFADVQKALAGSPTNEEVSILQEAEQALQKKKYLPKITSDLRTALTPLAVKSSLSPDVKIIYLKIVAEKYRTSSTGTGIGLTFGRIQ, from the coding sequence ATGAGTGTTTTTTCAAAAAAGAACAAAACAAATAAAACTTCTAAAGAGGACAAACTATTCGCTGATGTGCAGAAAGCATTAGCTGGTTCACCGACAAATGAAGAAGTTTCAATCCTACAAGAAGCTGAACAGGCATTGCAAAAGAAAAAGTATCTGCCAAAGATCACCAGCGACTTAAGGACTGCCTTGACTCCTTTGGCAGTAAAATCGTCTTTGTCACCAGACGTCAAGATAATCTATTTAAAAATTGTTGCTGAAAAATATCGTACTAGCAGTACTGGCACAGGCATTGGTTTGACATTTGGTAGAATACAATAA